In Haliotis asinina isolate JCU_RB_2024 chromosome 16, JCU_Hal_asi_v2, whole genome shotgun sequence, the following are encoded in one genomic region:
- the LOC137267938 gene encoding multidrug resistance-associated protein 1-like, whose protein sequence is MELCGGSPLWNETLLWENTWPEFTSCFQDTVLVFVPCGWLWLTLLPYLLYLLKFAPGQPLPTSSLSVAKPSLCLVLVGFEVVKVFAATGSDVHSPPYTIMFYLARSLEAVTYLLAAMLSLMCTTHGVTTSSILFLFWLQLSVADIIPVYTYFIQEVYTSQPLRFYAFILQYLLILLQLLFHCFAETTHNVHECDYEPPQCPEVKASFISRILFWWMTKLILLGFRKPLDESDLWDLHPRDQCHRVLPQFEAVWKREQQRLSASSLYRSRSFSTSPSTSGSEERCPLLSPEDQRSQQQMPTGCHHTGPSLSRVLFKTFYPALLKSYCCKAVSDVLQFVSPLLLSALIAHIELGAADYPWKGYVLSLGLFVVAFVQSCFYHQQFHYAMTLGMRVRTTLMAAIYKKALFLNSESQKMSTVGEIVNLMAVDCQRIQDMINYTWMMWSIPFQACLAVYMLWSRMGAPVLAGLFVLFLLLPVNAYLAYKQQQLQRLNLIKKDSRIKLLNEVLNGIKVLKLYAWEASFRDRILSIREEELKILMKIAYLNGFSTFVWTCAPYLVTLATFSAYVLTSDVHLDAGTAFVTLSLFNILQFPINFIPEMISNTAQARVSIGRIDKFLKSGELDRCTVGKNLHEEYALTINKGTFRWEKDGKNILTNISLSVLEGKLVAVAGQVGSGKSSLLSACLGDMEIVHGKANLRGKIAYVPQQAWIQNATVRDNILFGKQMNRKRYEKVIDACALKDDLDMLPGGDMTEIGEKGINLSGGQKQRVSLARAVYSDADVYLLDDTLSAVDSHVGKHIFRKVISDKGLLKHKTRIFVTHAVHWLPLVDSVVVMSEGRVTECGSYVKLMMHDGPFAQFLKYHFSTEDNDTETDEDPEVRELKEKMWQHVESVTSTSDCATSGDETNFVIRRRRKRTASTGSGPPNERRPSVINVGRLIDEEKAETGQVKTSVFISYIKAVGVLATCVMFLLFACYQAASVAANIWLAKWTGDEPFPNSTTDPSLPVDRYYLTIYGVLGCVQGVFVLVYAFLASTRMVRAARNLHVDMLNRTIRSPMSFFDTTPIGRIVNRFSRDVETIDNNLPRIIFMYVTTIFSVFSTLLVISINTPLFLTVVIPLVGFYYMVQRFFVPSSRQLKRLQATSRSPIFSHFSESISGASTIRAYGATDRFIEESIRRMDKNQIFYFAAVTANRWLGIWIEMVSSCVVFSASVFSLLTPGISGGAAGLSVTYALQITQSLKWLVRTLSDLETNIVSVERVKEYSDLATEGNWINPHFRPNHNWPQTGSVEFKLYTTRYRPGLDLILKGVTFRVKGGEKVGIVGRTGAGKSSLSVALFRLVEAEGGSIGIDGHMIERLGLHDLRSRITILPQDPVLFSGSLRMNLDPFEQYSEDAVWLALQQAHLKEFVAGLHEGLDYQCGEGGVNLSVGQRQLVCLARALLRKSKLLVLDEATAAVDLETDSLIQETIRAEFASCTILSIAHRLHTIMDYDRILVMGAGTVLEYDHPHVLLMNKSSHFYSLAKDAGLV, encoded by the exons ATGGAACTATGCGGCGGGTCACCATTATGG AACGAGACGTTGCTATGGGAGAACACGTGGCCCGAGTTCACTTCCTGTTTCCAGGACACCGTGTTGGTGTTTGTCCCGTGCGGATGGTTGTGGCTCACCCTTCTGCCTTACCTACTCTACCTACTCAAGTTTGCCCCAGGGCAGCCCCTACCGACATCAAGTCTCAGTGTAGCAAAACCC AGCCTGTGTCTGGTGCTGGTGGGGTTCGAGgtggtcaaagtgtttgctGCCACGGGGTCTGACGTCCACAGTCCTCCCTATACCATCATGTTCTACCTAGCACGGTCACTGGAAGCCGTCACATAC TTGCTGGCGGCCATGTTGTCCCTCATGTGCACAACTCATGGCGTGACAACCTCCAGCATCCTCTTCCTGTTCTGGCTGCAGCTGAGCGTGGCCGATATTATCCCTGTCTACACCTACTTCATTCAGGAG gtGTACACCAGCCAGCCGCTCCGGTTCTACGCCTTCATCCTGCAGTACCTCCTGATCCTCTTACAGCTGTTATTTCACTGCTTCGCCGAGACGACCCACAACGTCCACGAGTGCGACTATGAGCCG CCACAGTGTCCGGAAGTGAAGGCGTCATTCATCTCCCGAATCCTGTTCTGGTGGATGACCAA GCTCATATTGCTGGGATTCCGGAAGCCCCTAgatgagagtgacctgtgggatTTGCACCCACGTGACCAGTGTCACCGCGTGCTGCCCCAGTTTGAGGCTGTCTGGAAAAGGGAACAACAGAG ACTGAGTGCATCATCTTTGTACAGATCACGCTCATTCTCCACCTCCCCGTCCACTTCTGGTTCAGAGGAACGATGCCCGTTACTCTCCCCCGAGGACCAGAGAAGCCAGCAGCAGATGCCGACGGGGTGTCATCACACCGGACCCTCGCTGTCCCGCGTCCTGTTCAAGACATTCTACCCGGCCCTCCTCAAGTCTTATTGCTGCAAAGCTGTGTCAGATGTCTTGCAGTTTGTGTCCCCCTTACTACTGAG CGCCCTGATCGCCCACATCGAGCTTGGAGCCGCCGACTACCCCTGGAAGGGTTACGTCCTGTCACTGGGATTGTTCGTGGTGGCCTTCGTCCAGTCCTGCTTCTACCACCAACAGTTCCACTACGCCATGACCCTGGGGATGAGAGTCAGGACAACCCTCATGGCTGCCATCTACAAGAAG GCATTGTTCTTGAACAGTGAGTCACAGAAGATGTCCACAGTTGGTGAGATCGTGAACCTGATGGCAGTGGATTGTCAGCGGATCCAGGATATGATCAACTACACCTGGATGATGTGGTCCATCCCGTTCCAG GCTTGTCTGGCCGTTTACATGCTGTGGTCGAGAATGGGAGCCCCTGTTCTAGCAGGCCTCTTTGTATTGTTCCTGCTCCTGCCGGTCAACGCCTACCTCGCATACAAGCAACAGCAACTACAACGTCTCAACCTCATCAAGAAAGACAGTCGGATCAAACTCCTCAATGAAGTTCTAAACGGAATTAAG GTGCTGAAGTTGTACGCGTGGGAAGCCTCATTTAGGGACAGGATTCTCTCCATCAGAGAAGAAGAACTGAAGATCCTCATGAAGATCGCCTATCTCAACGGCTTCAGCACCTTTGTGTGGACGTGTGCCCCGTATTTA GTGACCTTGGCGACGTTCTCCGCCTACGTACTGACGTCAGATGTTCACCTTGACGCGGGGACGGCGTTCGTGACCCTCTCTCTTTTCAACATCCTTCAGTTTCCCATCAACTTCATCCCAGAGATGATCTCCAACACTGCTCAG GCCAGAGTGTCGATCGGCCGGATAGACAAGTTCCTAAAGTCCGGCGAGCTGGACCGCTGTACAGTCGGTAAAAACCTACATGAAG AGTACGCCCTGACCATCAACAAAGGCACATTCAGATGGGAAAAGGACGGCAAAAACATCCTCACCAA CATCAGCTTGTCGGTGCTGGAGGGGAAGCTTGTCGCCGTGGCTGGCCAGGTGGGATCGGGGAAGTCTTCCCTGCTGTCGGCGTGTTTAGGAGACATGGAGATTGTACATGGCAAGGCGAATCTCAGG GGCAAGATCGCATACGTTCCTCAACAGGCGTGGATCCAGAATGCCACAGTGCGGGACAACATTCTGTTTGGGAAACAAATGAACCGGAAGCGATATGAAAAAGTTATTGACGCATGCGCTCTGAAGGACGATTTGGACATGTTGCCTGGAGGGGACATGACGGAGATAGGAGAAAAG GGTATCAATCTGAGTGGAGGACAGAAGCAGCGCGTCAGTCTTGCACGTGCAGTGTACAGTGATGCCGACGTCTACCTCCTTGACGACACACTCAGCGCTGTCGACTCCCATGTGGGCAAACACATCTTCCGGAAAGTCATCAGCGACAAAGGGCTGCTGAAGCACAAG ACTCGTATTTTCGTGACTCATGCCGTTCACTGGCTCCCTCTGGTGGACTCGGTGGTGGTGATGTCTGAGGGGCGGGTAACTGAGTGCGGGTCGTACGTCAAGCTGATGATGCACGATGGCCCCTTTGCGCAGTTTCTCAAGTACCACTTCTCAACAGAGGACAACGACACAGAGACAGACGAAGATCCGGAAG TACGAGAACTCAAGGAGAAGATGTGGCAGCACGTGGAGTCAGTGACAAGCACGTCGGACTGTGCGACTTCCGGAGACGAGACGAACTTCGTGATTCGCAGGCGCAG GAAACGGACGGCCTCTACCGGAAGTGGACCCCCCAACGAGAGACGACCGTCTGTTATAAATGTCGGCAGACTCATAGATGAAGAGAAAGCGGAAACTGGCCAG GTGAAGACCTCAGTATTCATCAGTTACATCAAGGCAGTCGGCGTGTTGGCCACCTGTGTGATGTTCCTGCTATTTGCCTGCTACCAGGCAGCGAGTGTAGCGGCCAACATCTGGCTCGCAAAATGGACGGGGGACGAACCCTTCCCCAACTCTACCACAGACCCCTCCCTGCCTGTAGACCGGTACTATTTGACAATCTATGGCGTCCTGGGATGTGTTCAAG GAGTGTTCGTCCTCGTCTACGCCTTCCTGGCTTCTACACGGATGGTCCGCGCGGCCCGGAACCTCCACGTCGACATGCTCAACCGCACCATCCGCTCGCCCATGTCCTTCTTTGACACAACACCTATCGGCAGAATTGTGAACCGTTTTTCACGTGACGTGGAGACCATTGACAACAACCTCCCTCGTATCATCTTCATGTACGTGACCACCATCTTCTCTGTGTTCAGCACTCTGCTCGTCATCAGCATCAACACCCCGCTCTTCCTGACAGTGGTTATCCCCCTTGTCGGGTTCTACTACATGGTCCAG CGTTTCTTCGTCCCTTCCTCGCGACAGTTGAAGCGGCTCCAGGCCACTTCCAGATCGCCTATCTTCTCCCACTTCAGTGAGTCCATCAGCGGAGCCAGCACTATCAGGGCGTACGGAGCCACGGACCGCTTCATCGAAGAGTCTATCAGACGTATGGACAAGAACCAGATCTTCTACTTTGCTGCTGTCACGGCAAATAG ATGGCTGGGAATATGGATCGAGATGGTGAGCAGCTGCGTGGTGTTCTCGGCCTCCGTATTCTCTCTTCTCACCCCCGGGATAAGCGGCGGGGCGGCAGGGCTCTCCGTCACCTATGCTTTACAG ATTACACAGTCGCTCAAGTGGTTGGTTCGTACCCTCAGTGACCTTGAGACCAATATCGTGTCAGTGGAGAGGGTCAAGGAATACTCCGACCTTGCCACGGAG GGAAATTGGATTAACCCTCACTTCCGGCCTAATCACAACTGGCCGCAGACCGGAAGTGTCGAGTTCAAGTTGTATACAACGCGATACAGACCCGGCCTTGACCTGATCTTGAAGGGGGTCACGTTCCGCGTCAAGGGCGGGGAGAAG GTGGGTATTGTCGGGCGGACTGGGGCTGGCAAGTCGTCCCTGAGCGTGGCACTGTTCCGCCTGGTCGAGGCGGAAGGTGGCAGCATTGGGATTGATGGTCACATGATAGAACGTCTTGGCCTTCACGATCTTCGGTCAAGAATTACTATTCTCCCTCAG GATCCAGTACTGTTTTCCGGTTCACTCCGGATGAATCTGGACCCGTTCGAGCAGTATAGCGAGGACGCTGTGTGGCTGGCCCTGCAACAAGCCCATCTGAAGGAGTTCGTGGCCGGTCTCCACGAGGGGCTGGACTATCAATGTGGGGAGGGGGGAGTCAATCTGAG CGTTGGGCAGAGGCAGTTGGTGTGTCTGGCCCGAGCTCTGTTACGGAAGTCCAAGCTGCTGGTGTTGGATGAAGCCACAGCCGCTGTTGACCTGGAGACGGACAGTCTGATCCAGGAGACAATACGTGCAGAGTTTGCAAGCTGTACCATACTGTCAATCGCACACCGTCTACACACCATCATGGACTATGACAG